In Candidatus Methylomirabilota bacterium, the sequence ATGCCTACGTGGCCGAGGCCCAGGCCGGCGGGATCGAGCTCGTCCTGTGCGGCGACCTGAACGTTGCGCGGACGGACATGGACGTCCATCCCAAGGAGCGGAAGCCCGGCATCATCGGCCAGCGGCCGGAGGAGCGCGAGCTGATCGAGCGCATCCTCGCCCGGGGCCTGGTGGACGTCGGGCGCGCCCTCGATCCGGACAACGACCGGCTCTTCACCTGGTGGGCCCCGTGGCGCAATCTCCGCCAGCGCAACATCGGGTGGCGGCTCGACTACGTCCTGGCCAGCGAGCCCCTCGCCCGGCGGGCCGCCCGCTGTACGGTGCTGGCCGACATCGGCACCAGCGACCACGCTCCGGTGATCGCCACCTTCGAAGAGCCGGTCGGCTCGCGCTCGCCGGACCCGGCGTCGGGCGGACCAATCAGCGGCCGATGACGTCAATCACCGAGTGCGC encodes:
- a CDS encoding exodeoxyribonuclease III, translated to MKVATWNVNGIRARETQVREWLERERPDVVCLQEIKAATAQVPASLCELSGYWCYWHAATSYSGVGLHIRQEAFADKPVFGHPGFDYENRIVTAQLGGLTVASIYVPNGGKDFPAKMRFLDAMDAYVAEAQAGGIELVLCGDLNVARTDMDVHPKERKPGIIGQRPEERELIERILARGLVDVGRALDPDNDRLFTWWAPWRNLRQRNIGWRLDYVLASEPLARRAARCTVLADIGTSDHAPVIATFEEPVGSRSPDPASGGPISGR